The DNA segment CGCAGAATCAGTTCAGCAATGACACCACTGATTCACCTGCGCCACAGACCATGCCAACAGCAGATCGTGGCCAAAGCTATTTTGCGGTAGCTAATGGCAGCACTGCATCATCAATAGCTTCATCTGCTGGCACACCAAGCGAAACGCCAGCAATTGACGCTGTGTCTGAGCCACAAGTGAAGGTGCAAGCAACTGAGAAGACTGATGTTGCTTCAATTCCAGCGAAAACTCCTGCCAGCGCAAAGTCAGTGGTAAGCATGCCAGCTGTGACTGCTTACACATTGCCTGCCACAGAATTAACTGAAGTTGCGAACAACTCAGGTTTGCAGTGGGTGGGATCAGATGCGTCCAAAGTAGCTGCGGCGCAAGCTGCGATTGCTGCCGAAGCAGCTGCAGCACCTGCGCATGTACCGCGCGAGCGTCCAGCGCCTGTTGAAATTGATTCCAGCCCGCTCATCATGGTTGAAACCAAACGTGATTTGCGCGATATACAGCTTCCTTTTGAAACCCCCGCCGCATAAATTTGCATACTTCGCAACAAGCCGCTGCAGCCAAAAGCTCAGCGGCTTTTTTTATGTCGTCTTTTGATGCTGTTTTCAGAGAAAATAGCATTTTCATTTTTGAAAGTTTGATATGTCAATTTACGCAAAACTCGAAACCTTAGGAATCAACCTGCCCCCCATCGCCGTACCCGCTGCGGCCTACGTGCCCTTTGTGCAAACAGGCAATTTGGTCTTTTTAAGCGGTCATATTGCAAAAAAAGACGGCAAACCATGGGTCGGGCAGTTGGGTAAGAACATCGATACTGCACAAGGCAAAGCTGCTGCAAGAGCAATTGCCATTGATCTTCTGGGCACATTGCATGCAGCGGTGGGCGATTTGAACAAGGTCAAGCGCATTGTCAAAGTGATGAGTCTGGTCAATTCAACAGGTGATTTCACCGAACAGCACCTGGTCACCAATGGTTGCTCAGAGTTGCTAGGTGAAGTTTTCGGCGCAACGGTGGGTGCACATGCACGCAGCGCATTTGGTGTTGCTCAAATTCCAATGGGTGCCTGCGTTGAAATTGAATTGATTGCAGAAATCTAGCCATCGTTCTTTGCTTATATTTACGCTAGGTCATGCCCATGAATTTTTTTAACTAGAGGCTGAAAAAAATAGTGCCCTAGTATTAACCCTAGCTATTTGGGCATACTCGGGGCTTACCACGTGATGGCGAACAGCTATCATCAAGCCATCAGACAAATCCTATCGCAAGCCCAAGTTGTGGGCTTCGCTTTACGTTTGTCATGCCTCGTTTTTTTATCTCTGGGAGCATCAATATGAATGGATTTCTCAAATTCTCGAGAGGGGTGGACGGCTTAAATA comes from the Candidatus Cloacimonadota bacterium genome and includes:
- a CDS encoding RidA family protein translates to MSIYAKLETLGINLPPIAVPAAAYVPFVQTGNLVFLSGHIAKKDGKPWVGQLGKNIDTAQGKAAARAIAIDLLGTLHAAVGDLNKVKRIVKVMSLVNSTGDFTEQHLVTNGCSELLGEVFGATVGAHARSAFGVAQIPMGACVEIELIAEI